CCGGTCGTACCGCCCGCGGAACGACGACGAAGCCATTCGGAAGATCTTGGACGGATGAAATCCGAAACGAAGCATATAGAACAGGAAGAAATCGTGAAGCTCGTACGGCCCCACCAGATCCTCCGTCTTCTGCGAGATCACGCCGTCCACCGGCGGAAGCAGCTCCGGACTGACCGGGGTATCGAGGATATCCATCAGCAGGCGGTGCGCGCTTTTCGCGCCGTTTTCCGCCGCATGTCCCACCAGGTGGCGCACCAGAGTCTTGGGGATGGAGGCGTTCACGGCGTACATCGACATATGGTCGCCGTTGTAGGTCGCCCAGCCGAGTGCGAGCTCCGAAAGGTCGCCCGTGCCGATCACAAGGCCGCTCGTCTGGTTCGCGATATCCATCAGCACCTGGGTGCGCTCCCGCGCCTGGGAATTCTCATAGGTGACGTCGCGGACCTCCGGGTCGTGCCCGATGTCGCGGAAATGCCGGAGCACGGCTTCCCCGATCGGGATTTCCCGGAACGTGACGCCGAGCGTTTCCGAAAGGCCGGCGGCGTTGTTCCTGGTGCGGCCCGTCGTGCCGAAGCACGGCATGGAAACGGCGGTGATCCCCTTCCGGTCCAGGGAAAGGGAATCGAACGCGCGCACCGTTACGAGCAGGGCGAGCGTGGAATCAAGCCCGCCCGAAAGGCCGAGCACCGCATTTTTGATGCCTGTGTGGCGAAGCCTGGTCTTCAGGCCCTGCGCCTGCATCGAAAGGATCATCTCGCACCGCTCGGAAAGGTCGCCCCTGTCGGCGGGGACAAACGGCAGCGGCGGAAACACACGTTCCAGCGAAAGGTCGCGCACGGGGTAGTCGAAACAGATTTTATGGGCATGTCCCTGCCGGACCCAGGTGGTCATGCGCCGCCTTTCCTGCAGCAGGCGCTGAAGGTCGACGTCGGCGGTGATCAGGCCGGTGGTAAAGAAAGGCGCCTGCCGCAGAAGCGTCCCGTTCTCCGCGATCAGGTTATGCCCGGAAAAAACCATGTCGGTCGAGGATTCGCCCTCGCCGGCATCCGCGTAGGCATAAGCCGCGATCAGGCGGGCCGACTGCTGCGTGACCAGCGAGCGCCGGTAGGCGGCCTTCCCGATCACCTCGTCGCTAGCGGACGGGTTCAGGATCACGGTCGCGCCGCAGCCCGCAAGATTCGCGCTGGGCGGCTCCGGCATCCACAGGTCCTCGCAGATCTCGGCGCCGATCACGAGCTCCGGGAAGGACGCGCACTCGAAGATCAGGTCGCCCCCCAGCGGGACGGTCTGTCCGCACAGCGAGACCTCAATGGTTTCGGGGGCTGGGGAAAAATGGCGTGCCTCGTAAAATTCCGAATAGTTCGGGATGCTCCGCTTGACGGCAAGTCCAAGAATTTTCCCGTGAAGGATCAGCGCCGCGGCGTTATACAGCTCGGCGCCCACGGCGACCGGCAGGCCGACCAGGGCGATGACGTCGAGCGGGGCGGTTTCCGTCAGGAGCCGCTGCAGCGCGAGCTCCGCGCCGCCGATCAGAGTGCTGTCCCGGAACAGGTCGCCGCAGGTATAGCCCGTCAGGCAAAGCTCCGGAAAAACGACCGCCCCGACCTGTTTCTGCGCGGCTTCCCTCATCAGGGAAGCGACCGCTTCGGCGTTGTGATCGCAGTCCGCCACCCGGATGGATGGCGTGGCGGCCGCGATCCTGAAAAATCCGTCCCGCATAAAAATCCCCCCTCGCGCGGACAAAGCCCCGCTTCGTCCGCTTTCGTGTGACGATTGCTGCTTTCGGCGGCATGCCGCCATTCTCTATCTTGTGGAATAATTTTTCTTCAATTCCGGCGGAACCACGACATTGGGCAGATGGCTCATCAGCCTGTCATGAGTGAAGTTTTTTCCCGCGTAATAGCGGATGTCCCGCGCAACCCTGGCAAGATTTTTCGTGCAGTTTTTCATATTCTTTTCGCGCCAGTGCATTTTCAGCACGTAATAGAAGCAGCAGGCGCAGGTTTTGCGGCAAAGGGCGCGGTAGCTCTTTTCATAATCCGCATAGACCCCGGCGTTTTCCAGCGTGACGCGCACCATGGCGGTGGCGCGGATAAAATCGTTGATCTTGTCCGCATTGATCGTCGCGAGCGTGCTGGAGCTCTGCTGGTTGTAATAGTACAGCGCGCGGTCGATGACGACGACCTTTTTCGCGTGGGTGAACAGGCGGTTCGTAATGGCGATGTCCTCAAAGGTCATGGTCGGGAAGGTGATGCCGTAATCCATAAACAGGCTGCGCTTGTAGATTTTATTCCACGGCATGCTCTGGATCTGGGTGTCGTGCAGCAGCTTGTTCAGCGCCACATCCCGGTTGAAGACCCCGTGGCACCGGAACGGGTACTGGTACAGCACGTCGGAGCGCACGAAATGGTAATAGTAATAGCAGCAGGCGATATCCGCGCCGTTGTCGGAGATCGCGCGGTAGAGCTCCTCGAGGTAAGTGGGGGCGACATAGTCGTCGCTGTCCACAAAACAGACATACTTGCCGCGCGCCTGGGAAAGGCCGTGGTTCCGCGCGGCGGAAACGCCGGCGTTTTTCTGGTCGATCACTTTGACCAGCCCGGGATGCTTTCTCTCGAATTCCCTCAGGATTCCCGGGGAACCGTCCAGGGAGCCGTCGTTTACGGCGATGATCTCATAGTCGTGGAATGTCTGCTGAATCAAGGTGGAAAGGCATTTGCCGAGAAAAGGCTCCACGTTGTAGACGGGAACGATGACGCTGATTTCAGGAGTATGATTTTGTTCCGGCAAAATGAATTTCTCCTTTCTTTACTGAAATAATGGACCCGCGGGTTTTTACGCGGGTTCTGGTTCTATTGGTTAGATTTCCCATATAACGGGAAAATAACCGCTTTTGAGAGACGGGGAAAGGCGCTAGGCCGCCGCGCCGGAAGACGAAGAACCGGAAGCGGCCTTCCCCGTTTCGGTTCCGGGCCCGACCTTGTAGACGGTCGCCACCGCCCGGTAATAGCTGGACGGCAGGCTCTCCGTCCTGACGACCTTTCCGTCCTTGTAAAAAATCCGCTTCGCTTCGGCGCGTTTCCCCGGATTGCCCTTGCGGTCGAGCTTCTTCTCCCCTTTTGCAAGCGACTGGTCGACCACGTATTCGTCGGCGGGCTGCGCAACCGTTCCGGTCTGCTTTGACGTGGCCTCGATCGTGTCGTAATCGGCGGAGTGGTAGCCGTAGAACGTGACGGTGACTTTCGTCCCCGACATGCCGGCCAGGATATAAACCGGGTAATCGGTCGGATTTTTGAATTTGAAGTCCAGGGAAGGATAGCTGACGGTGGCGTCCAGCCCGATGGGGGCGTAGGACGACTGCCACATGTGGTTCGCGCGGGAGGTGATCTCCATATTGGAGCGGATCGCCGCACCGTAAACGGTGGTCGAAACCTGGCACACCCCGCCGCCGTATTCCATCACCTTTTTCCCGCCGGAAATGGCGACCGCCTTGCGGTATCCGTTTTCCGGCAGGTTGGTATTCCCGGTCGTGCCGTTAAAGGAGAATTCGGCGCCCGGCTTTACCACGGCGCCGTTCACCGCGGCGGCGGCCAGCTGCATGTTGTGGTTGCCGTCGGCGGTGTTGGTGGAGATGGTCTGAAACGTGCCGAGCTTCTGCATGTGGCTTCTCAGATGGGCTTCATTCACGCCGAACGGAACCGATTTGACGGGCACCTCCACCGTTCCGGTCTTCGCGCCCGAAGCAAGGCTCTCCACCTGCTTGTAAAAGGCGGCGGTATCGACGGAAACGCCGTTTTTGCCGTCCTGATACCGGAACGACGCGGTGGCCGGGTCGAACGACACGACGGTGGCGTCCACCGGCTTCACGGTGACTTCGGAAGCGATTTTGGCGAGCTTCTTTTCCAGGGTCTCATAAGTGACCGTGCTGCTGAGCGGATAGTTTTTCGGGCTTTTTTTCAGCGCCTCGATCATGCTCAGGCGCTTCTTTTCGTCACCGGTCCGCGCATAGGCGTAGGCCTCGTTCAGCACCTTGTCGGTGTCGAAATGGAAATCGAGGTCATCCTCCGTCACCTTCCAGGATTTTCCCGAACAGGTAACGGCGATGCTGCGGGGCTCGCGCAGGGACGGCTCTTTCTGTTTCAGCGCCGCCTTGGCTTCCGCCATGGTTTTTCCGCCAAGATCGACCCCGGCGACGGAGATCCCTTCGTAGAAGGCGCCGCCGTTCAAAAGCGAACTCTGGCGCTGCTTTTCCATATAAAAGTAAATCCCGGCGCCGATTGCACACACAAGTACGGCGCCCGCCGCAACCAGGGCAATCGCTTTTCTGCGGAGGCCGCCGCGCTTTCTTCTGTGGGCACCGCCGGTGGAGTAGATATCCACCATTGTTTCCTGAAAATCATGATTTAAGGTTCGATTCACTACGGTTCCCCCTCATTGATCCCGGTAATTCATTTTATCGCCTTTTTCGAAAAAAGTAAAGTTACAGCTTTTACATACTTTTTTCCTCCCGCACGGAAGAATAATTTACAAATTCCTGTTGAAAGTTCAGTCGCTCCTGATATAATCTATATATTACGGTTAAGATAAAAAAAGAATGCACGTTCGTTCTTGAGTTTGACAGGAGGAACAGCCAGGTGAGAATCATTATTTTGTCTGCGGCCACCGGGGGCGGGCATCTGCGCGCATCGCACGCGATCGAATCCTACCTTTTGGAAAACACCACGGATGTAGAAGTGAAAGTGGTCGATGCCCTGAAGGTCATCAGCCCCATACTGGATAAAACCATTTGCGAAGGATATCACTTTCTGGCGACGAAAACGCCGAAAATGTTCGGGATACTTTATCAGAAAACAAACGAGGAAACGCCGCTGGCACAGGTGGTTCCGAAATTCAACGGCCTGTTCAGCCAGAAGCTGCTGCCCCTTCTCTCGGATTACCGGCCCGACGTCATCATCGCCACCCACCCGTTTGCGACGGAGATGGTATCCCACCTGAAGGAAAAAAATCTGGTGCGCGCGCCGCTCATCTGCATCATGACGGATTACGGGCCGCACAAGGCGTGGATTTCGGAAAACGTGGACGCGTACATCGTCTCCAGCGAGGACATGGTGCCGGAAATGGCGGCGATGGGGGTGCGGCCCGAAATCGTCTACCCGTTCGGGATCCCCGTTCACGACGTCTTTTTCAACAAGGCCGACAAGGCCGCCCAGCTGCGCGAGCTGGGGCTCGACCCGAAGCTTCTGACCGTGCTGATCATGGCGGGCAGCTTCGGCGTGACGAACATCCTTCAGATTTACAACGAGGTCGTCGGCATCGACCTGCCGTTCCAGGTCATCGTGATCACCGGGCGCAACCAGAAGCTTTACGAGACGTTTGAAAGCGAGATCCGGGACAGCCGCATCCGCGGCGAAAAAGGCATAAAAAAGACGAAGCTCGTCTTTTTTACGAACGAAGTGGAAAAATACATGCACGCGTCGGATCTGATCATCACGAAGCCCGGCGGGCTGACGGTTTCGGAGGCGCTCGCCTGCAACGTCCCGCTCGCGGTGTTCGACGCGATCCCGGGGCAGGAGGAGGACAACGCCGATTTTCTGATGACCCACGACATGGCCGTGCGCATCCGGAAGGGCGACGACTGCGCCGCCGTGATCTCGCAACTTCTGAGCGACCGGGAGAAGCTGGAAAAGATGCGGGAATCCTGCGAAAGCTTCGACAAATCGCAGTCGGCCAGGAATATTTTCTCCCTGATCAACGAGCTGCTGGAAAAGCGGAAGATCTGACCGGCGGGAGAGGAACGGATACGGATACGCGATCACAAGCGGAATTGCTGTAGGGAAAAACAGGGGCGGGATTTCCGGACGGTTTCCGCTCCTGTTTTTTTCCGCGCCGACGCGAAAATGCGGCGCGGGCATATTCCCTATCGGCGCGGTTTCGTGTATAATTGAACTGGAATTTATTTTTGGAGGCTTTGGCTTGAACAGAATTTATTTGGACAACTCCGCGACCACCATGGTGTGCGAGCAGGCGGCGAAAAAAGCGCTGGAAGTGATGACGGAAACCTACGGGAACCCGTCGTCCCTGCACACGATGGGCTTCGAGGCGGAGCGGGAGCTGACGGCGGCCCGGCAGGCCGCGGCGGAGCTTCTGGACGCGCGGGAGGAGGAAATCCTGTTTACATCCGGGGGAACCGAATCGAACAACCTCGCCCTGTTCGGCGCGGCGCAGGCAAAGCGCCGGGACGGCCGCCGGATCGTCACGACCGCCATCGAGCATCCTTCGGTGCTGCGCGTGATGGAGCAGCTTGAAAAGCAGGGATTCGAGGTCGTCTACCTCCGTCCGGACTCCGCCGGGCATATTTTGCCGGAGCAGGTGGAGCAGGCGGTGACCCCCGACACCATCCTGGTCAGCATGATGCTCGTGAACAATGAAACCGGCGTGCGCCTGCCGGTGGAATCCGTCGCCCCGGCGATCCGCCGGGCGAACGCGCCGGCCCTGTTCCATGTGGACGCGGTGCAGGCGTTCGGCAAAGTGCCGATCCGCCCGGGCCGCCTGAAGATCGACCTGCTCAGCGCGTCCTCGCACAAAATCCACGGGCCGAAGGGCGCGGGGATCCTCTATGTGAGAGAGGGGTGCCACATCCCGCCGCGTACCTTCGGGGGCGGGCAGGAAAAGGACATGCGCTCGGGCACCGAGCCGATGCCCGCGATCGCCGGGTTCGGCGCTGCGGTGCGCGCGCTTCCCCCGCTTTCGGAATTCGGGGAGCAGATGAGCCGTCTCAATTCCCTGTGCCGGGAAAAGCTTTCGCAGATCCCGGGAATCATGTTCAATTCGCCGGAGGACGCCGTCCCGTATATCCTGAACTTTTCCGTGCCCGGCGTGCGCGCGGAAACCATGCTGCATTATCTCGCTTCCCGGGGCGTCTTCGTTTCCAGCGGCTCGGCCTGCGCCAAGGCGAAGCCGAGCCACGTGCTCGCCGCCATGGATCTCGGCCGCGCGCGCATCCAGACCTCGCTGCGGGTCAGCCTTTCGCGTTACAATCGGCCGGAAGATATCGGCGCGCTGGCGGACGCGCTTTCACAGGGACTCGCGGAGCTCGCGAAACGGCCCTTGTGAGGATGGGAGGAACCATGAAGGAAATCATTTTGATCAAGCTCGGGGAGCTGGTGCTGAAGGGGCTCAACCGAAGGAGCTTCGAGGCGGCGCTGGTGCATAACATCCGCCACCGCATCAACGGCCTTGGCGGGTTCGACATCCGCGTCGCGCAGTCCACCGTCACCGTGACCCCTCGGGACGAAAGCGCGGACCTGGATGCCGCGGCGGAAAAAATCGGGAAGGTATTCGGGATCGCCGCGTATTCGCGCGCCTGCATGACGGAAAAGAGCATGGACTCCATTTTAAAGACCTCTGCGGAATACCTGCGAAACGAGCTGGAAGCCGCGAAGACCTTTAAAGTGGAGAGCAAGCGCTCCGACAAAAGCTTTCCGCTGCGCTCGCCGCAGATTTCCGCCGACGTCGGGGAATTCCTGCTCGGGGCGTTTCCCCATCTGAGCGTCGACGTGCACCACCCGGATCTCACCGTCACGGTGGAGGTGCGCGACCTCGGCGCCTATGTGCGCGGCCCGGACATCCGCGGCGCGGGCGGGATCCCGGTGGGCACCAGCGGAAAGGCGGCGCTGCTCATCAGCGGCGGGATCGACAGCCCCGTGGCGGGCTGGTGCATGGCAAAGCGCGGGCTGGAGCTGGTGCCCGTCCATTTTGCGAGCCCGCCCTACACCAGCGAGCGGGCCGAGCAGAAGGTGAAGGACCTGCTCACGCGCGTCGGCGAATACAGCGGGCGCATGAAGATGCACACCGTGCCGTTCGCCCATGTGCAGGAAGAGATCCTGAAGAAATGCCCCGAGGAGCTTTTTACCGTGATCATGCGCCGGTTCATGATGCGCATCGCCGAAAAAATCGCCGTTCAGAACGGGTGCGGTGCGCTGATCACCGGCGAAAGCCTGGGACAGGTCGCGAGCCAGACAATGCCCGCGATCGCCTGCACGGATGCCGTTTCCGGAATGCCGGTGTTCCGCCCGCTGATCGGGATGGATAAATCGGAGATCGTCGCCGTCTCGCGCCGGATCGGCACGTATGAGCTTTCCATCGAGCCTTATGAAGACTGCTGCACGGTCTTCACCCCGAAGCATCCGCGCACAAAGCCCGCCCTTTCCATGGTGGAAAAAGCCGAGCAGGCGCTCGACGCCGAAGCATTGATCGCGGAATGTATGGACAACCTAAAGCTGACAAAAATCGGATCATTTCATCCGGAAGAATAGGAGCTGTTTCGTTATGAATGCTGAAATTATTTCCGTAGGGACCGAACTGCTGCTAGGCCAGACCATCAACACCGACACCTCTTACGTCGCGCGGGCCCTTTCCGAGCTCGGCATCGACATGATGTTCTCCTGCACCGTGGGGGACAACAGCGAACGGCTGAAAACCGTGCTGCGTCAGTCGCTCGAGCGAAGCGACCTGGTCATCTCGACCGGGGGACTCGGGCCCACGGGCGACGACCTGACGAAGGAGACGATCGCGGAAACCGCCGGGGTGAAGCTCGTGCTGCACGAAGAGAGCCTGAAACGCCTGAAGGAGCACTTCAAGGGCAGAAAGTTCGGCCCCACCCAGATCAAGCAGGCCGAGCTGCCGGAAAACTGCACGGTGCTTCCGAACGACAGGGGCACGGCGCCCGGATGCGCGCTGGAAACAAAGGAAGGGAAAATCATCATCATGCTGCCTGGCCCGCCGTCGGAGCTGATCCCGATGATGAACAACTACGCGGTCCCCTACCTGCTGAAGCGGCAGCACGCCTGCATCTATTCGTCGAACATCCACGTGTTCGGCAAGGGCGAGGGCAACGTGGCGGAGATGCTCTCCGATCTGACGGACGGCGCGAACCCGACTGTCGCGACCTATGCGAAGGAAGGGGAAATGTTCGTGCGCGTCACCGCCAAGGCGGAGACGAAGGAAAAGGCGGAGGCCATGTGCCGCCCGCTCGCGCTCCGGATCAGGGAGAGAATCGGCGACACCGCCTACAGCATCGACATCGAGAGCCTGGAGGAGCTCGCCGTAAAGGAGCTCAAAGAGAGGAACCTGACGATCGCGACGGCGGAATCCTGCACGGGCGGCCTTCTCGCGAAACGGATCACGGATATCCCGGGCTCCTCGGCGGTGTTTGAGATGGGCGCCGTCACCTACGCGAACCGGATCAAAACGATGCTGCTCGGCGTGCCGGACGAGATGCTCCGCGAATACGGGGCAGTCAGCGAACAGGTGGCCGCCGCCATGGCGCGGGGAGTGCGCGAAAAGGCGGGCAGCAGCATCGGCATCGGCATCACCGGAATCGCGGGGCCGGACGGCGGGACCGAGGAAAAGCCGGTGGGCCTGATCTACGCCGGGCTCAGCGACGAAAACGGAACCGTGGTGCGCCGGGTTTCGGTGTTCGGCCGCAACCGCCCGCGTGCCTATTACCGGAACACGGCGGCCTCTTATGCGCTCGACATGGTGCGGCGCAGGCTGGAGGGGCTCCCGTTATGATGGACATCATCTCGCAGATCAAAACCGCGGACATGATTCTGAAAACCTTCCGCGGCGACCTGCGTCATATGACTCCTTATCCTTTC
This window of the Ruminococcaceae bacterium BL-6 genome carries:
- the nadE gene encoding Glutamine-dependent NAD(+) synthetase, encoding MRDGFFRIAAATPSIRVADCDHNAEAVASLMREAAQKQVGAVVFPELCLTGYTCGDLFRDSTLIGGAELALQRLLTETAPLDVIALVGLPVAVGAELYNAAALILHGKILGLAVKRSIPNYSEFYEARHFSPAPETIEVSLCGQTVPLGGDLIFECASFPELVIGAEICEDLWMPEPPSANLAGCGATVILNPSASDEVIGKAAYRRSLVTQQSARLIAAYAYADAGEGESSTDMVFSGHNLIAENGTLLRQAPFFTTGLITADVDLQRLLQERRRMTTWVRQGHAHKICFDYPVRDLSLERVFPPLPFVPADRGDLSERCEMILSMQAQGLKTRLRHTGIKNAVLGLSGGLDSTLALLVTVRAFDSLSLDRKGITAVSMPCFGTTGRTRNNAAGLSETLGVTFREIPIGEAVLRHFRDIGHDPEVRDVTYENSQARERTQVLMDIANQTSGLVIGTGDLSELALGWATYNGDHMSMYAVNASIPKTLVRHLVGHAAENGAKSAHRLLMDILDTPVSPELLPPVDGVISQKTEDLVGPYELHDFFLFYMLRFGFHPSKIFRMASSSFRGRYDRATIKKWMKTFYRRFFAQQFKRSCMPDGPKVGSVTLSPRGDFRMPSDASAALWLKEIESL
- a CDS encoding Glycosyl transferase family 2; its protein translation is MPEQNHTPEISVIVPVYNVEPFLGKCLSTLIQQTFHDYEIIAVNDGSLDGSPGILREFERKHPGLVKVIDQKNAGVSAARNHGLSQARGKYVCFVDSDDYVAPTYLEELYRAISDNGADIACCYYYYHFVRSDVLYQYPFRCHGVFNRDVALNKLLHDTQIQSMPWNKIYKRSLFMDYGITFPTMTFEDIAITNRLFTHAKKVVVIDRALYYYNQQSSSTLATINADKINDFIRATAMVRVTLENAGVYADYEKSYRALCRKTCACCFYYVLKMHWREKNMKNCTKNLARVARDIRYYAGKNFTHDRLMSHLPNVVVPPELKKNYSTR
- a CDS encoding protein of unknown function (Evidence 5 : Unknown function) encodes the protein MNRTLNHDFQETMVDIYSTGGAHRRKRGGLRRKAIALVAAGAVLVCAIGAGIYFYMEKQRQSSLLNGGAFYEGISVAGVDLGGKTMAEAKAALKQKEPSLREPRSIAVTCSGKSWKVTEDDLDFHFDTDKVLNEAYAYARTGDEKKRLSMIEALKKSPKNYPLSSTVTYETLEKKLAKIASEVTVKPVDATVVSFDPATASFRYQDGKNGVSVDTAAFYKQVESLASGAKTGTVEVPVKSVPFGVNEAHLRSHMQKLGTFQTISTNTADGNHNMQLAAAAVNGAVVKPGAEFSFNGTTGNTNLPENGYRKAVAISGGKKVMEYGGGVCQVSTTVYGAAIRSNMEITSRANHMWQSSYAPIGLDATVSYPSLDFKFKNPTDYPVYILAGMSGTKVTVTFYGYHSADYDTIEATSKQTGTVAQPADEYVVDQSLAKGEKKLDRKGNPGKRAEAKRIFYKDGKVVRTESLPSSYYRAVATVYKVGPGTETGKAASGSSSSGAAA
- a CDS encoding Galactosyldiacylglycerol synthase; translated protein: MRIIILSAATGGGHLRASHAIESYLLENTTDVEVKVVDALKVISPILDKTICEGYHFLATKTPKMFGILYQKTNEETPLAQVVPKFNGLFSQKLLPLLSDYRPDVIIATHPFATEMVSHLKEKNLVRAPLICIMTDYGPHKAWISENVDAYIVSSEDMVPEMAAMGVRPEIVYPFGIPVHDVFFNKADKAAQLRELGLDPKLLTVLIMAGSFGVTNILQIYNEVVGIDLPFQVIVITGRNQKLYETFESEIRDSRIRGEKGIKKTKLVFFTNEVEKYMHASDLIITKPGGLTVSEALACNVPLAVFDAIPGQEEDNADFLMTHDMAVRIRKGDDCAAVISQLLSDREKLEKMRESCESFDKSQSARNIFSLINELLEKRKI
- the iscSB gene encoding cysteine desulfurase (Evidence 2a : Function from experimental evidences in other organisms; PubMedId : 10939241, 11443125, 13129955, 14757766, 16388576, 17237162, 14567704, 22773787, 28882201; Product type e : enzyme): MNRIYLDNSATTMVCEQAAKKALEVMTETYGNPSSLHTMGFEAERELTAARQAAAELLDAREEEILFTSGGTESNNLALFGAAQAKRRDGRRIVTTAIEHPSVLRVMEQLEKQGFEVVYLRPDSAGHILPEQVEQAVTPDTILVSMMLVNNETGVRLPVESVAPAIRRANAPALFHVDAVQAFGKVPIRPGRLKIDLLSASSHKIHGPKGAGILYVREGCHIPPRTFGGGQEKDMRSGTEPMPAIAGFGAAVRALPPLSEFGEQMSRLNSLCREKLSQIPGIMFNSPEDAVPYILNFSVPGVRAETMLHYLASRGVFVSSGSACAKAKPSHVLAAMDLGRARIQTSLRVSLSRYNRPEDIGALADALSQGLAELAKRPL
- the trmG gene encoding persulfide ATP pyrophosphatase involved in tRNA modification (Evidence 2a : Function from experimental evidences in other organisms; PubMedId : 10939241, 14757766, 16343540, 22773787, 24705700, 28287455; Product type e : enzyme) produces the protein MKEIILIKLGELVLKGLNRRSFEAALVHNIRHRINGLGGFDIRVAQSTVTVTPRDESADLDAAAEKIGKVFGIAAYSRACMTEKSMDSILKTSAEYLRNELEAAKTFKVESKRSDKSFPLRSPQISADVGEFLLGAFPHLSVDVHHPDLTVTVEVRDLGAYVRGPDIRGAGGIPVGTSGKAALLISGGIDSPVAGWCMAKRGLELVPVHFASPPYTSERAEQKVKDLLTRVGEYSGRMKMHTVPFAHVQEEILKKCPEELFTVIMRRFMMRIAEKIAVQNGCGALITGESLGQVASQTMPAIACTDAVSGMPVFRPLIGMDKSEIVAVSRRIGTYELSIEPYEDCCTVFTPKHPRTKPALSMVEKAEQALDAEALIAECMDNLKLTKIGSFHPEE
- a CDS encoding CinA-like protein: MNAEIISVGTELLLGQTINTDTSYVARALSELGIDMMFSCTVGDNSERLKTVLRQSLERSDLVISTGGLGPTGDDLTKETIAETAGVKLVLHEESLKRLKEHFKGRKFGPTQIKQAELPENCTVLPNDRGTAPGCALETKEGKIIIMLPGPPSELIPMMNNYAVPYLLKRQHACIYSSNIHVFGKGEGNVAEMLSDLTDGANPTVATYAKEGEMFVRVTAKAETKEKAEAMCRPLALRIRERIGDTAYSIDIESLEELAVKELKERNLTIATAESCTGGLLAKRITDIPGSSAVFEMGAVTYANRIKTMLLGVPDEMLREYGAVSEQVAAAMARGVREKAGSSIGIGITGIAGPDGGTEEKPVGLIYAGLSDENGTVVRRVSVFGRNRPRAYYRNTAASYALDMVRRRLEGLPL